One Deltaproteobacteria bacterium genomic window carries:
- a CDS encoding type II toxin-antitoxin system VapC family toxin: MILLDTNVLVALTDPRERLHRRAARDLRRLARSPLGVPLPVLTEACFLLPRAHHRARLRDLLQALSAGPCPIADDAGLRNDIFAWLVGYADHEPDWADGYLAVVCGRERRFKVWTYDREFRTIWRRPDGSRIPLAV, from the coding sequence GTGATCCTGCTCGACACCAACGTCCTCGTCGCGTTGACGGATCCCCGCGAGCGGCTGCATCGGCGGGCCGCTCGCGACCTGCGCCGTCTGGCCCGCTCGCCGCTTGGTGTACCGCTCCCCGTGCTGACCGAGGCCTGCTTCTTGCTGCCCCGTGCACACCACCGCGCCCGCTTGCGCGATTTGCTCCAAGCCCTCTCGGCGGGCCCCTGCCCGATCGCCGACGACGCAGGACTTCGAAACGACATCTTCGCATGGCTCGTGGGCTACGCCGATCACGAGCCCGACTGGGCCGACGGTTATCTGGCGGTCGTCTGTGGCCGCGAGCGTCGCTTCAAGGTGTGGACCTACGACCGTGAGTTCCGGACGATCTGGCGCCGGCCCGACGGTTCGCGCATCCCTCTCGCGGTGTAG
- a CDS encoding nuclear transport factor 2 family protein, with protein sequence MSDTGTLAARIQALEDLEAIKRLKHRYWRCLDQKRWDELATCFAADATVDYGSGRYRFQGVDAIMQFLRTSLGEESGTFGIHHGGHPEIELLGPTAARGTWVLYNFLFNPGQKRNVRIGAYYADEYAKVDGEWKIRHTGYAALFHEEWSRDDTPSVRVLVPSHVRV encoded by the coding sequence ATGTCAGACACCGGAACCCTCGCCGCACGCATCCAGGCGCTCGAGGACCTCGAGGCGATCAAGCGCTTGAAGCACCGTTACTGGCGCTGCCTAGACCAGAAGCGCTGGGACGAGCTCGCCACCTGCTTTGCCGCGGACGCGACAGTCGATTACGGGAGCGGCCGGTATCGGTTTCAGGGCGTCGACGCGATCATGCAGTTCCTCCGCACGTCGCTCGGCGAGGAGTCGGGCACCTTCGGCATCCACCACGGCGGCCATCCCGAGATCGAGCTCCTCGGCCCGACCGCGGCGCGGGGCACCTGGGTGCTCTACAACTTCCTCTTCAACCCCGGTCAGAAGCGGAACGTTCGCATCGGCGCCTACTACGCCGATGAGTACGCGAAGGTCGACGGGGAGTGGAAGATCCGCCACACCGGGTACGCGGCGCTCTTCCACGAGGAGTGGAGCCGCGACGACACGCCGAGCGTCAGAGTGCTCGTCCCGTCGCACGTCCGGGTTTGA
- a CDS encoding CAP domain-containing protein gives MASGRPIVVLGLLGPLTLQGCPSRDPPGESRIVRGAGTARGPRADAALERAVYELVNRHRRARALAPLALDPRISQEARGHSLAMADGTTSFGHDGFAERVKALGHVMTCRRTAENVASNRGHRDPASEAVHGWLESRAHRENIEGPYGLTGIGVARNAAGEVFFTQIFVGR, from the coding sequence ATGGCGAGTGGCAGGCCGATCGTCGTGCTCGGCCTGCTCGGCCCACTCACACTCCAGGGGTGTCCGTCTCGTGACCCGCCGGGCGAGTCCCGCATCGTGCGGGGTGCCGGTACGGCCCGCGGTCCGCGTGCCGACGCCGCACTCGAACGCGCGGTCTACGAACTCGTCAACAGGCACCGGCGTGCCCGCGCTCTCGCCCCGCTCGCCCTCGATCCGCGCATCAGCCAGGAGGCCCGGGGCCACAGCCTGGCGATGGCGGACGGCACGACGTCCTTCGGACACGACGGGTTCGCCGAGCGGGTCAAGGCCCTCGGCCACGTCATGACGTGCCGGCGGACGGCGGAGAACGTCGCATCCAACCGGGGCCATCGCGACCCGGCATCCGAGGCCGTGCACGGGTGGCTCGAGAGCCGGGCGCACCGGGAAAACATCGAGGGGCCGTACGGCCTGACCGGTATCGGGGTCGCGCGCAACGCGGCGGGCGAGGTGTTCTTCACCCAGATCTTCGTCGGCCGCTGA
- a CDS encoding response regulator, producing MTDVAERASILIVDDSPEKIVALESTLDELGQDIVKATSGREALRHLLTRDFAVILLDVRMPMMDGFETAALIRQRARSEHTPIIFVTAFPDETHVARGYSLKAVDYIFTPVVPEVLRTKVSVFVDLYRMTAQVRRQAESLRQRAAQLHRLSAASLSINGALSLDEMLEVVAESARDILGVPRAVATARVDDRRTHRAVSSPVQWPDAEQREAAVAAIVCSTNRPYRTPASPGERPLPFLAVPLTRRDGRNLGDLQVSGKPHGDFSQEDEAILVQLAQMTSIAIENTLYGELREANRLKDEFLATVSHELRTPLSAMLSWVWMLRRGALDPAGAARAIEAIERNVKAQTRIVEDLLDLSRIVTGKLRLDSRLVELAPVIEMATDSIMPAAEAKGITVRSSLDPSAGPVLGDADRLQQLVWNLLTNAIKFTPPGGRVDVQLVGSGAEAEVRVSDTGAGISRDFLPHVFEPFRQADASSGRKAGGLGLGLAIVRHVAELHGGRMEARSPGEGQGSTFILTLPAATGREEQWEVAPSASVLEIPATEAPVSLGGVHVLIVEDEADTREALSLIIAQAGAAVTAVGTAAEALAVLAASRPDILLCDIGLPTEDGYVLIRKLRALRAEDGGATPAVALSAFAQASDRARAVAAGFDTHLAKPTGPDRLLRTLADALSLKTGEGAPRGAPSPPVLASGTGN from the coding sequence ATGACAGACGTCGCGGAACGGGCCAGCATCCTCATCGTCGACGACAGTCCGGAGAAGATCGTCGCGCTCGAGTCGACCCTCGACGAGCTCGGACAGGACATCGTGAAGGCCACCTCGGGGCGGGAGGCGCTCAGGCACCTGCTGACGCGGGACTTTGCCGTCATCCTGCTCGACGTCCGCATGCCGATGATGGACGGCTTCGAGACCGCGGCGCTGATCCGGCAGCGCGCGCGGTCCGAGCATACGCCGATCATCTTCGTCACGGCCTTTCCGGACGAGACCCACGTCGCGCGTGGCTATTCTCTGAAGGCGGTGGACTACATCTTCACGCCGGTCGTCCCGGAGGTCTTGCGCACCAAGGTCTCCGTCTTCGTCGACCTCTACCGGATGACGGCGCAGGTGAGGCGGCAGGCGGAGTCCCTGCGCCAGCGGGCCGCCCAGCTCCACCGGCTGAGCGCGGCGTCGCTCTCCATCAACGGCGCGCTGTCGCTCGACGAGATGCTCGAGGTGGTGGCGGAGAGCGCGCGGGACATCCTCGGCGTGCCGCGCGCCGTCGCCACCGCCCGCGTGGACGATCGGCGCACGCACCGGGCCGTGTCCTCGCCCGTCCAGTGGCCGGATGCCGAGCAGCGGGAGGCGGCGGTCGCCGCCATCGTGTGCTCCACCAATCGGCCGTACCGCACGCCCGCGAGCCCGGGCGAACGTCCTCTTCCGTTCCTGGCCGTGCCCCTCACCCGACGCGACGGCCGCAACCTGGGTGATCTCCAGGTCTCGGGGAAGCCGCACGGCGACTTCTCGCAGGAGGACGAGGCCATCCTCGTGCAGCTCGCGCAGATGACCTCCATCGCGATCGAGAACACGCTCTACGGGGAGCTACGCGAGGCCAACCGCCTGAAGGACGAGTTCCTTGCGACCGTGTCCCACGAGCTTCGGACGCCGCTCAGCGCCATGCTTTCGTGGGTCTGGATGCTGCGTCGAGGAGCCCTCGACCCGGCGGGCGCGGCGCGGGCCATCGAGGCCATCGAACGCAACGTGAAAGCACAGACGCGGATCGTGGAGGATCTGCTCGACCTCTCCCGCATCGTGACCGGCAAGCTCCGGCTCGACTCCCGGCTGGTGGAGCTCGCACCGGTCATCGAGATGGCGACCGATTCGATCATGCCGGCCGCGGAAGCGAAGGGCATCACCGTCCGGAGCTCGCTCGATCCGTCCGCCGGGCCCGTCCTCGGCGACGCCGATCGATTGCAACAGCTGGTGTGGAACCTGCTCACCAACGCGATCAAGTTCACGCCGCCGGGCGGCCGCGTGGACGTTCAGCTCGTGGGGTCCGGTGCCGAGGCGGAGGTGCGCGTGAGCGACACGGGGGCGGGTATCTCGCGCGATTTCCTGCCCCACGTGTTCGAGCCGTTCCGGCAGGCCGACGCCTCGTCGGGCCGAAAGGCCGGCGGCCTCGGTCTCGGGCTGGCGATCGTCCGTCACGTGGCCGAGCTGCACGGGGGCCGGATGGAGGCCCGCAGCCCGGGCGAGGGACAGGGATCGACCTTTATCCTCACCCTGCCGGCGGCGACGGGTCGCGAGGAGCAATGGGAGGTCGCGCCCTCCGCGTCCGTCCTCGAGATCCCAGCGACGGAGGCCCCGGTGAGCCTCGGTGGGGTCCACGTGCTCATCGTCGAGGACGAGGCCGACACGCGGGAAGCGCTCTCCCTGATCATCGCGCAGGCGGGCGCCGCCGTGACGGCGGTCGGGACGGCCGCCGAGGCGCTCGCAGTACTGGCCGCGTCGCGGCCCGACATCCTCCTCTGCGACATCGGCCTGCCGACCGAGGACGGCTATGTGCTCATCCGGAAGCTCCGCGCCCTGCGGGCCGAGGATGGCGGTGCCACGCCGGCCGTGGCGCTGAGCGCCTTTGCCCAGGCGAGCGACCGGGCGCGGGCAGTCGCTGCGGGGTTCGACACGCACCTGGCCAAGCCCACCGGGCCCGACCGCTTGCTGCGGACGCTCGCCGACGCGCTCTCCCTCAAGACGGGGGAGGGAGCGCCGCGCGGCGCTCCCTCCCCCCCGGTGCTGGCGTCCGGAACGGGGAACTAG